The Streptomyces halobius genomic interval GCAAGCACAGGGGCCCCTGAGCCGCGCACCCGCACCACTCCCCCAAACACCCCCCACCCGGAGGCAGTCGTGGCTCGCGCAGGATCAGGAACAGTGCACAGAAGGCTGAGGACAAGGCTGCTGGCAGGGCTGGCCGCCGCGGTGCTGACGTCGGCCGGCACCGTCGCGGCGGGCTCCGCCAGCGCCTCCGAGGAACGACCGGCGAAACCGGCGGCACACACCGCCACGGTGCCCGAGCACGCGGTCACCGGCTACTGGCAGAACTTCGACAACGGCGCCACCGTGCAGAAGCTGAAGGACGTCGACGACGCCTACGACATCATCGCGGTGTCCTTCGCCGACGCGACCGGCCGGCCGGGCGCCGTCACCTTCAACCTCGACCCGGCCGTCGGATACGGCTCCGTCGACGACTTCAAGGCCGATATCAAGGCCAAGCAGGACGCCGGGAAATCCGTGATCGTCTCCGTCGGCGGCGAGAAGGGCTCGGTGTCGGTCAACGACGACGCCTCCGCGAAGAACTTCGCCGACTCCATCAACAAGCTGATGGACGAATACGGCTTCAACGGCGTCGACATCGACCTGGAGAACGGCCTCAACTCGACCTACATGACACAGGCCCTCAAGGCCATTCACGCCGCGCACAAGGACGTCGTGGTGACCATGGCCCCACAGACCGTCGATATGCAGTCACCGCAGAACGAGTACTTCAAGACGGCCCTCGCCATCAAGGACTTCCTGACGGTCGTCAACATGCAGTACTACAACAGCGGTTCCATGAACGGCTGTGACGGCAAGGTCTACGCACAGGGCTCGGTCGACTTCCTGACCGCGCTCGCCTGCATCCAGCTGGAAGGCGGCCTCGACCCGTCCCAGGTGGGCATCGGCGTACCGGCCTCCTCCCGGGCCGCCGGCAGCGGCTATGTCGCCCCGTCCGTCGTCAACGCCGCCCTGGACTGCCTCACCCAGGGCAGCGACTGCGGCTCCTTCAAGCCGTCCAAGACCTACCCGGGCCTGCGCGGCGTGATGACCTGGTCCACCAACTGGGACGCCTCGAACGGCAATGAATTCGCCGGCCAGGTGGGCGCGCACGTCCACGGCCTCCCGTAACCCCCTGCCCCCGGGCGGCTCCAGGCGCCACCCCCCACAGCCAGGTCCCGTGCACGCATGCACGGGACCTGGCGTCTTGCGTATGAGCGCCTTGCGCAGGAGCGGTGACTACGTCCTAGCGACGGCCGGCCGACGCACCCGAGGGCTCGGGCAGTTCACAGCCCTCGGCGCTCAGATCCAGCTTGTTGCCGACGCCGAAGCACTTCGGTATCCCGTACGTCTGCTGGGCGTAGTTGATGCCCTTGCGCACGGTGACCTTGCCGTTCTCGTCCACCTCACACGGGTTGTTGACGGTGCACCTCTCACCGCTCTCATTGCCCGTGTTGTTGACCGCCGCGACCTTGCCGGAGGCGGTGTCGATCACCGGCGATCCGGACGTCCCGCCGATCGTCTTGCACTCCGGGGTGTAACGGACCGAGTCCTTCCAGGTCCAGTCGCCCTCCTTGAGGTTGTGCACAAATCCGTCGATGTTGCAGGAGTAGATCCTCTTCCAGTAGCCGGACACCACGCTGATCGCCGCCCCCTGGGCAGGGTGTTCGGTGGCCAGCTCCAGCGGCTTGATCTGGTACTTCTGCTCGATCTCGGCATACGTCGAGCCGGTCTCGTACAGCGACACATCGGTGTCGGTCATCGTGGCGTACGCGACCTTGGTGGCCTTGATCGTGCCCAGCTCACCGGCCGACGCGTCGAGCACGGTGAATCTGCGGCTGGACGGCCGGTCGACGACGACCTCGCCCGCACCGGGCATACCGCCTTCCAGACAGTGGCCGTTGGACATCACCAGGGCCGGGTCGTTCTCCTGCGACGTGGGCATCTTGACGATCGAGCCCGAGCAGTTGCTCAGCGCGACCGTACCCGCGAAGCCCACCGCTTTGGACTTGCCCTTGGCCGTGACCTGGGCCGTGGTCCGGTCCTTGGCCTTGGAGTCGACCACGAGCTGCGACGCCTGCGTCCGCTCCTGCTCCTGCGCTGACTTGCCCGGATGGGGGCTCGCACCGGCCGGTCCGGCGGTGCCCACCAGGGCTGCGGCGCCCAGAACGGCCGTGGCCAGGGCGCCGACGAGAGGTCTGATCATGTGGGGGGTCCTCTCCGCATCTGTCACCGAAGGTCGTTGGTGCCCCTTCGGCTTTGTCGTGCGCATTGTTGGCGCCGACAACCCTGCCTGGCAATGAATTTCCGGAAATCGATGACAGATCAATGACAGATTGCCGGGTTCAACGAGGTCCCGGGGCCAACCGGAGCCACTCCCACAACTTTGACTTTCCCTCACCTTGACCCGCCCATGCCAAGGCTCAACACTGGCGCCGTCGCTACCTCTCACCCCCCACAGGAGACCGCATGCGACCACGAATACGCGGCGGACGCATCACCGTCCTCGCCGCACTCTTCTCCCTCGCACTCGCCGCCCCCCTCACCGCGCAGGCGCAGAGCGCCCCGCCCGCCGGGCCCACCGCCTCCGGCACCTCCCTCGGCGCCGAACGCCCGCACCAGTACGAGGTGACCGGCCCCGCGACCCGCGCCCAGCGCACCGCGCTCGCCGCCACCGGGGTCTCCATCGACGAGGTGCACGGACGTACCGTCGTCATCACCGCGAAGCCCGCTCAGGCCACCGCCGTACGCCAACTCGGCCACACGGTGAGCCGGTTGCCCGACCCACCGGTCACCGGCAAGGGCTCCCCCTCCGGCAAGGTCAAGGACTTCCCCGAGGGCTACACGGGCTACCACACCTACGACGAGGCGACGAAGGAGATCGACGGCCTCGTCGCCAAGTACCCGGACATCCTCAGCAAGCAGGTCATCGGCACGTCCCACGAGGGCCGCGACATCCTCGCCCTCAAACTCAGCAAGAACGTGTCCGAGGACGAGCAGGAGCCCGAGGTCCTCTTCACCTCCCACCAGCACGCCCGTGAACACCTCACGGTCGAGATGGCCCTCTACCTCCTCAACGAGTTCACCTCGACGTACGGCAGCGACGACCGCGTCACCAAGATGCTGGACTCCCGTGAACTCTGGATCCTCCCGGACCTCAACCCGGACGGCGGTGAGTTCGACATCGCCTCCGGGAACTTCGTCAGCTGGCGCAAGAACCGCCAGCCCAACAGCGGATCCCGCCAGGTCGGCACCGACCTCAACCGCAACTGGGACTACAAGTGGGGCTGCTGCGGCGGCTCGTCCGGCAACCCCGGCTCCGAGACCTACCGCGGCCCGTCCCCCGAATCGGCCCCCGAGGTGAAGGTCGTCGCCGACTTCGTCCGCAGCCGGAACGTCGGCGGCCAGCAGCAGATCAAGACCGCCATCGACTTCCACACCTACAGCGAACTCGTCCTCTGGCCCTTCGGCTACACCTATGCCGACACCGGCGAGGGCATGACCCAGGACGACCACGACGCCTTCGCCGCCATCGGCAAGGACATGGCCGCCAGCAACGGCTACACGCCCGAGCAGTCCAGCGATCTGTACATCACCGACGGCTCGATCGACGACTGGCTGTGGGGCGACCAGAAGATATTCGGCTACACGTTCGAGATGTACCCGTCATCGGCTGCCGGCGGCGGCTTCTATCCGCGCGACACCGTGATCCCGAAGGAGACCTCACGCAACC includes:
- a CDS encoding trypsin-like peptidase domain-containing protein — protein: MIRPLVGALATAVLGAAALVGTAGPAGASPHPGKSAQEQERTQASQLVVDSKAKDRTTAQVTAKGKSKAVGFAGTVALSNCSGSIVKMPTSQENDPALVMSNGHCLEGGMPGAGEVVVDRPSSRRFTVLDASAGELGTIKATKVAYATMTDTDVSLYETGSTYAEIEQKYQIKPLELATEHPAQGAAISVVSGYWKRIYSCNIDGFVHNLKEGDWTWKDSVRYTPECKTIGGTSGSPVIDTASGKVAAVNNTGNESGERCTVNNPCEVDENGKVTVRKGINYAQQTYGIPKCFGVGNKLDLSAEGCELPEPSGASAGRR
- a CDS encoding chitinase; amino-acid sequence: MHRRLRTRLLAGLAAAVLTSAGTVAAGSASASEERPAKPAAHTATVPEHAVTGYWQNFDNGATVQKLKDVDDAYDIIAVSFADATGRPGAVTFNLDPAVGYGSVDDFKADIKAKQDAGKSVIVSVGGEKGSVSVNDDASAKNFADSINKLMDEYGFNGVDIDLENGLNSTYMTQALKAIHAAHKDVVVTMAPQTVDMQSPQNEYFKTALAIKDFLTVVNMQYYNSGSMNGCDGKVYAQGSVDFLTALACIQLEGGLDPSQVGIGVPASSRAAGSGYVAPSVVNAALDCLTQGSDCGSFKPSKTYPGLRGVMTWSTNWDASNGNEFAGQVGAHVHGLP
- a CDS encoding M14 family metallopeptidase — its product is MRPRIRGGRITVLAALFSLALAAPLTAQAQSAPPAGPTASGTSLGAERPHQYEVTGPATRAQRTALAATGVSIDEVHGRTVVITAKPAQATAVRQLGHTVSRLPDPPVTGKGSPSGKVKDFPEGYTGYHTYDEATKEIDGLVAKYPDILSKQVIGTSHEGRDILALKLSKNVSEDEQEPEVLFTSHQHAREHLTVEMALYLLNEFTSTYGSDDRVTKMLDSRELWILPDLNPDGGEFDIASGNFVSWRKNRQPNSGSRQVGTDLNRNWDYKWGCCGGSSGNPGSETYRGPSPESAPEVKVVADFVRSRNVGGQQQIKTAIDFHTYSELVLWPFGYTYADTGEGMTQDDHDAFAAIGKDMAASNGYTPEQSSDLYITDGSIDDWLWGDQKIFGYTFEMYPSSAAGGGFYPRDTVIPKETSRNREAVLQLAEIADCPYRAIGKEDQYCKGS